One segment of Alnus glutinosa chromosome 2, dhAlnGlut1.1, whole genome shotgun sequence DNA contains the following:
- the LOC133861578 gene encoding putative transcription factor bHLH086 isoform X2: MWEGNPRLLEELSCFQTASNYSSITNTTTKDSQQGDHGTYGWLYSEATVVADSIQDSGTHQTFFNKRAHMGESMPALKKQFTTANKKPKPKSVSSPKDPQSIAAKNRRERISERLKTLQELVPNGSKADLVTMLDKAISYVKFLQLQVKVLATDEFWPAQGGKAPDISQVKEAIDAILSSQRDRNSSS, translated from the exons ATGTGGGAGGGTAATCCACGGCTCTTGGAGGAGCTCAGTTGTTTTCAGACAGCCAGCAATTACAGCTCCATTACCAATACCACAACAAAAGACAGCCAACAGGGAGATCATGGTACATATGGATGGTTATACTCTGAAGCAACTGTGGTTGCTGACAGCATCCAGGATTCTGGAACACATCAAACATTCTTCAATAAGCGTGCCCATATG GGAGAGAGCATGCCAGCTCTAAAGAAGCAATTTACCACTGCAAATAAGAAGCCCAAGCCAAAGTCAGTCAGTTCGCCAAAGGACCCGCAAAGTATTGCAGCCAAG AATCGGAGAGAGCGGATTAGCGAGCGGCTTAAGACACTGCAGGAACTTGTACCTAATGGTTCCAAG GCTGATCTGGTTACGATGTTAGACAAAGCCATTAGTTATGTCAAGTTTCTTCAACTGCAAGTAAAG GTGTTGGCAACAGATGAATTTTGGCCTGCTCAAGGTGGGAAAGCTCCTGATATTTCTCAAGTAAAGGAAGCAATTGATGCCATTCTCTCCTCTCAGAGAGACAGGAACTCGAGCTCATGA
- the LOC133861578 gene encoding putative transcription factor bHLH086 isoform X1, with protein MELISSPGHYSVDVDEFNKAILGEETCLEGGVFGPSLLRTTANYHQPEQASAQYSSIDFKSGYANIMHTCESLLSFEQSEQQASQNSFSKINNHKAAESYSMWEGNPRLLEELSCFQTASNYSSITNTTTKDSQQGDHGTYGWLYSEATVVADSIQDSGTHQTFFNKRAHMGESMPALKKQFTTANKKPKPKSVSSPKDPQSIAAKNRRERISERLKTLQELVPNGSKADLVTMLDKAISYVKFLQLQVKVLATDEFWPAQGGKAPDISQVKEAIDAILSSQRDRNSSS; from the exons ATGGAACTAATTTCCTCGCCAGGACATTATTCTGTCGACGTTGATGAATTTAACAAGGCAATCCTTGGAGAAGAAACCTGCTTAGAAGGTGGGGTTTTCGGTCCAAGCTTGCTTAGGACTACCGCAAATTATCATCAGCCTGAACAAGCTAGCGCTCAATATTCCTCAATAGACTTCAAAAGCGGGTACGCTAATATCATGCATACTTGTGAATCTTTACTTAGCTTTGAGCAAAGTGAACAACAGGCTTCTCAGAATAGTTTCTCCAAAATCAATAATCATAAAGCTGCTGAGTCGTACTCAATGTGGGAGGGTAATCCACGGCTCTTGGAGGAGCTCAGTTGTTTTCAGACAGCCAGCAATTACAGCTCCATTACCAATACCACAACAAAAGACAGCCAACAGGGAGATCATGGTACATATGGATGGTTATACTCTGAAGCAACTGTGGTTGCTGACAGCATCCAGGATTCTGGAACACATCAAACATTCTTCAATAAGCGTGCCCATATG GGAGAGAGCATGCCAGCTCTAAAGAAGCAATTTACCACTGCAAATAAGAAGCCCAAGCCAAAGTCAGTCAGTTCGCCAAAGGACCCGCAAAGTATTGCAGCCAAG AATCGGAGAGAGCGGATTAGCGAGCGGCTTAAGACACTGCAGGAACTTGTACCTAATGGTTCCAAG GCTGATCTGGTTACGATGTTAGACAAAGCCATTAGTTATGTCAAGTTTCTTCAACTGCAAGTAAAG GTGTTGGCAACAGATGAATTTTGGCCTGCTCAAGGTGGGAAAGCTCCTGATATTTCTCAAGTAAAGGAAGCAATTGATGCCATTCTCTCCTCTCAGAGAGACAGGAACTCGAGCTCATGA